One genomic segment of Peribacillus sp. FSL H8-0477 includes these proteins:
- a CDS encoding LutB/LldF family L-lactate oxidation iron-sulfur protein produces the protein MPMKIGSDNFKERVDSGIQNDFMRAAVSGAQERLHGRRLAAAEELGNWEDWRSHGEEIRQHVLENLDFYLNQLAENVAKLGGHVFFAETADDANAYIKEVIQKKNGKKVVKSKSMVTEEINLNAALEEVGCEVLETDLGEYILQIDDHDPPSHIVAPALHKNKEQIRDVFKEKLGYTKTENPDELTAHVREILREKFLQADIGITGCNFAVAETGSISLVTNEGNADLVTSLPKTQITVMGMERVVPTYEELEVLVSLLTRSAVGQRLTSYITVLTGPKQVHEVDGPEEFHLVIVDNGRSKILGTEFQSVLQCIRCAACVNVCPVYRHVGGHAYGSIYSGPIGAVLSPLLGGYEDYKELPYASTLCAACTDACPVKIPLHELLLRHRQVIVEKEGKAPISEKLAMKAFGLGAASPMLYKFGSKIAPSAMSPFTTGTSISKGPGPLKAWTESREFPAPNKERFRDWFKSRDKEGEKS, from the coding sequence ATGCCAATGAAAATCGGCTCGGATAATTTTAAAGAACGGGTGGATTCCGGGATTCAAAATGATTTTATGCGGGCAGCCGTATCAGGTGCTCAAGAACGTTTGCATGGGCGGAGATTGGCTGCTGCCGAAGAACTCGGTAACTGGGAGGACTGGCGCTCTCATGGTGAAGAAATCAGACAGCATGTGCTGGAGAACCTTGATTTCTATCTAAATCAGCTAGCTGAAAACGTTGCCAAACTTGGAGGCCACGTATTTTTTGCCGAAACTGCAGATGATGCAAACGCATATATTAAAGAAGTGATTCAAAAAAAGAATGGCAAAAAAGTAGTTAAATCCAAATCCATGGTGACAGAGGAAATTAATTTAAATGCAGCACTTGAAGAAGTTGGCTGTGAGGTACTTGAAACAGATCTTGGTGAATATATTCTTCAAATTGATGATCATGATCCACCTTCCCATATCGTTGCTCCGGCACTTCATAAAAATAAAGAGCAAATTCGCGATGTGTTCAAGGAAAAGCTGGGCTATACGAAAACGGAAAATCCAGATGAGCTGACTGCCCATGTTCGGGAAATTCTTCGAGAAAAGTTTCTGCAAGCTGATATTGGGATAACCGGCTGCAATTTTGCAGTTGCTGAGACGGGATCTATTTCGTTAGTAACAAATGAAGGTAATGCTGATCTTGTCACAAGCCTCCCTAAAACACAGATTACTGTAATGGGAATGGAACGGGTGGTTCCAACTTATGAGGAACTTGAAGTCCTTGTCAGTCTTTTAACAAGGAGCGCCGTAGGCCAAAGACTTACGAGCTATATCACGGTATTGACCGGACCTAAACAAGTTCATGAGGTAGATGGACCAGAAGAGTTTCATTTAGTCATCGTTGATAATGGACGTTCTAAAATTCTTGGTACAGAATTTCAATCCGTTCTACAATGTATTCGTTGTGCTGCTTGTGTGAATGTTTGTCCGGTATACCGGCATGTAGGAGGGCATGCATACGGCTCAATTTATTCAGGACCAATTGGAGCGGTTTTATCACCTCTTCTCGGCGGTTATGAAGATTATAAAGAACTTCCATATGCTTCTACCCTTTGCGCCGCGTGTACGGATGCCTGTCCAGTTAAAATTCCTCTTCATGAACTTCTCTTACGCCACAGGCAGGTAATCGTTGAAAAAGAGGGGAAAGCCCCCATATCAGAAAAGCTGGCAATGAAGGCGTTTGGTTTAGGTGCTGCTTCACCTATGCTCTATAAATTTGGTTCTAAAATTGCGCCATCTGCAATGAGTCCGTTTACAACGGGGACAAGTATTTCTAAAGGACCGGGTCCACTAAAAGCGTGGACGGAAAGCAGAGAATTTCCAGCGCCTAATAAGGAACGATTCCGTGACTGGTTCAAGAGTCGTGATAAGGAAGGGGAAAAATCATGA
- a CDS encoding LutC/YkgG family protein, translating to MTGIIQNRDVFMKNIARQYGRTFKKEVKRPDWAYRPQDEVMKSASTEDLLFVLKEHCKRIHTDFYQTSVSDLPTTLRYVINEFGGGRIILPKDNRFMEYGLSESMADHHVDVWDYTKGRENIKLAERANIGITFSEITLAESATVILFSDLNKGRSVCMLPRTYISIIPKSSIVPRMTQAAQLIRKKVENGEILPSCINFITGPSNSADIEMDLVVGVHGPVRAAYIIVEDK from the coding sequence ATGACAGGTATAATACAAAATCGAGATGTGTTTATGAAAAATATAGCCCGTCAATATGGTAGAACTTTTAAAAAAGAAGTGAAACGGCCGGATTGGGCGTATCGACCACAAGATGAGGTAATGAAATCAGCATCCACCGAAGATCTCTTATTCGTTTTAAAGGAACATTGTAAGCGGATTCACACAGACTTTTATCAAACAAGTGTATCCGATCTTCCAACTACACTACGGTATGTGATCAACGAATTTGGCGGAGGACGGATTATCCTCCCAAAAGATAATCGATTTATGGAATATGGACTTTCAGAGTCAATGGCCGATCATCATGTGGATGTATGGGACTATACAAAGGGAAGAGAAAATATCAAGCTTGCTGAAAGAGCCAATATCGGTATTACATTCAGTGAAATAACACTAGCCGAATCAGCTACGGTCATATTATTCAGTGACCTTAATAAGGGAAGGTCGGTTTGTATGCTCCCTAGAACTTATATCTCTATTATTCCAAAAAGCAGTATTGTTCCAAGGATGACTCAAGCAGCACAACTTATTCGGAAAAAAGTTGAAAATGGTGAAATCCTTCCTTCCTGTATAAACTTTATTACAGGACCGAGCAATTCAGCTGATATAGAAATGGACCTCGTTGTCGGTGTACATGGACCTGTTAGAGCAGCTTATATTATAGTTGAAGATAAATAA
- a CDS encoding acyltransferase family protein: protein MNKRSYYFDNAKFILMGFVVFGHLLNSFINDNELIYALYKTIYTFHMPAFILVSGFFAKGYYKKGYLAKITKKLILPYIIFQVIYTVFYYFLYRKDTFQLDLFDPNWALWFLISLFCWNIMLLGFAKLKPLLAITLSILIALLIGYVDWVSNYLSLSRTFVFFPMFLIGYHLSKNSLQKLFSTKIRVTSLLIMVIVFAFFYLMPDINYKWLLGSKPYSELEQASLISMFKRLGFYGLSVLMTFCFLSFIPKEKHFFTNWGTQTLYVYLLHGFLVRTFRESEMQSYFTNVESFLLLGCLSLIITMILSSRLTASLAQPIIELKVSRTIGLVKNIRHSFHTVKKQIDKLANN from the coding sequence ATGAATAAGCGCAGCTATTATTTCGATAATGCTAAATTTATATTAATGGGCTTTGTTGTCTTTGGACATCTATTAAACAGCTTTATTAATGATAATGAACTCATTTATGCACTTTATAAAACCATCTATACTTTTCATATGCCTGCCTTTATTCTAGTCTCAGGATTTTTTGCAAAAGGCTATTATAAGAAAGGTTATTTAGCAAAAATAACTAAGAAATTAATTCTTCCCTATATCATTTTTCAAGTAATCTATACGGTTTTTTATTATTTTTTATATAGAAAAGATACATTCCAGCTTGATTTATTTGATCCCAATTGGGCTTTATGGTTCCTCATTAGTTTATTCTGCTGGAACATCATGCTGCTCGGCTTTGCCAAACTGAAACCTTTGTTAGCTATTACACTTTCGATTCTTATTGCCCTGTTGATTGGGTATGTTGATTGGGTAAGTAATTACTTAAGTCTATCTAGAACGTTCGTTTTCTTTCCAATGTTCTTAATCGGCTACCATCTTAGTAAAAATTCTTTACAAAAACTTTTTTCTACTAAGATACGAGTTACCTCACTATTGATTATGGTCATTGTCTTTGCTTTCTTTTATTTAATGCCTGATATTAACTACAAATGGCTCCTTGGTTCTAAACCCTATTCGGAGCTTGAACAAGCAAGTTTAATCTCTATGTTCAAACGACTCGGATTTTATGGGTTAAGTGTCTTAATGACTTTTTGTTTCCTTTCATTTATCCCTAAAGAAAAACACTTCTTTACTAATTGGGGAACACAGACACTTTATGTTTACTTATTACACGGTTTTCTTGTTCGTACATTCCGTGAAAGTGAGATGCAAAGCTACTTCACAAATGTCGAGAGCTTCCTGCTGCTTGGATGCCTATCATTGATTATTACAATGATTCTCTCTAGCCGTTTAACAGCCTCACTGGCACAGCCTATTATTGAATTGAAAGTCAGTCGCACCATCGGATTAGTCAAGAATATTCGTCACTCGTTCCACACAGTTAAAAAACAGATTGATAAATTGGCAAACAATTAA
- a CDS encoding PAS domain S-box protein, with protein MVGKTEDFLRIQQENHTLLSLIQQYKAIFDQAFEPFILTDGENQICFVNQPACSLFQETEENLLDAKITDLFTGAVASTLSAEDIYPYTEGKYQWKIQLRDGAIKSIECIVLTLNIEGHKLYKIKDITSEHLAEQEKQMSMKMFKDMFHQAVDCIAIYDSSGMVMDVNDAFCQALQLEKRQIVGKKINTLVTAAYIEEWHKGILHVHHSGSYKGDVEMVSKGKVISFDYTTSSNNMNGLFMSIFRNVTERRLMEQKLKKSERITQELLEQSMDAILFSDKNNIIFRVNDAACKIFENNKEDLIGGKISHYIYKKDEKYNQLLEHFAKEGSVRGELFFRMPNKQIKLLELTSKKHGDEGYNLTILRNVSERWRIETELRDSERKFRKIFEGSLDGMILWKSSEFIDINEAGLKILEMSKQELLQISIHSLVEKNSVNRKSIQNHLEMVFRNGSETSVMPLVMRNGKTKHLEISTRENLYSGLHLTIIRDVTENLVMQEQIRKSDTLSVVGELAAGIAHEIRNPMTAVKGFIQLLQTSVKEDFSTYFHVITTELNRIETIITEFLVLAKPQAVHYFSQNINSIMLETLELMGAQALLENIQFESDFEEKEFPVFCEANQLKQVFINILKNAIEVMPSGGIVRVKSRRWGTNQVQITITDEGQGIPEEKIKKLGEPFYTTKDRGTGLGLMVSYKIIEEHSGVIKVESEIGKGSSFHIRLPLYKEKNT; from the coding sequence ATGGTGGGAAAAACTGAAGATTTTCTTCGGATACAGCAGGAAAATCATACGTTATTGAGCCTTATTCAACAATATAAAGCGATTTTTGATCAAGCTTTTGAACCGTTTATTCTTACTGATGGTGAAAATCAAATTTGTTTTGTTAATCAACCAGCATGCAGTCTTTTTCAAGAAACAGAAGAAAATTTATTAGATGCTAAAATAACCGACCTGTTTACTGGAGCGGTAGCTTCTACGCTTTCTGCAGAAGATATTTATCCTTATACAGAAGGTAAGTACCAATGGAAGATACAACTTAGAGATGGTGCGATTAAGTCGATTGAATGCATCGTTCTGACGCTTAATATAGAGGGACATAAGTTATATAAAATAAAAGACATTACATCCGAACATCTGGCAGAACAGGAGAAACAAATGTCGATGAAAATGTTTAAAGATATGTTTCATCAGGCAGTCGACTGTATTGCAATCTATGACAGCAGTGGAATGGTAATGGATGTTAATGATGCTTTTTGTCAAGCTCTTCAATTAGAAAAACGACAAATTGTCGGAAAAAAAATCAACACATTGGTCACTGCTGCGTACATAGAAGAGTGGCATAAAGGAATTCTTCATGTACATCATTCAGGTTCGTATAAGGGCGATGTAGAAATGGTTTCAAAAGGAAAAGTGATAAGTTTTGATTATACAACCAGCTCAAATAACATGAATGGGTTATTTATGTCTATTTTTAGGAATGTTACGGAAAGACGATTAATGGAACAGAAACTTAAGAAAAGTGAACGAATTACTCAAGAATTATTAGAACAATCGATGGATGCCATCCTTTTCTCGGACAAGAACAATATTATTTTCAGGGTAAATGATGCTGCCTGTAAAATTTTCGAAAACAACAAGGAAGATCTAATTGGGGGGAAAATCAGTCATTACATTTATAAAAAAGATGAGAAATACAATCAATTACTAGAGCATTTTGCAAAAGAAGGTTCAGTTCGTGGAGAACTATTTTTTAGAATGCCTAATAAACAGATTAAACTCCTTGAACTAACATCAAAGAAGCATGGAGATGAAGGTTATAATTTGACGATTCTTCGGAATGTGAGTGAACGCTGGCGGATTGAAACGGAGCTCAGAGATAGTGAACGAAAATTCCGCAAGATATTTGAAGGTTCCTTAGATGGGATGATTCTGTGGAAATCATCCGAATTTATCGATATAAATGAAGCCGGTTTAAAAATACTTGAAATGTCAAAGCAGGAGTTGCTTCAAATTTCTATTCATTCACTAGTGGAAAAGAACTCGGTAAATAGAAAGTCAATACAAAATCATTTGGAAATGGTCTTCCGAAATGGGTCAGAAACTTCAGTTATGCCCTTAGTGATGCGAAATGGTAAAACGAAACATTTAGAGATATCAACCAGAGAAAATTTATACTCTGGCTTGCACCTTACCATCATTAGAGATGTTACCGAAAATCTTGTCATGCAGGAACAAATTCGTAAATCAGATACTTTGAGTGTAGTGGGAGAGCTCGCTGCAGGAATTGCACATGAAATAAGAAACCCGATGACTGCAGTAAAAGGATTTATTCAATTACTGCAGACGAGTGTTAAAGAAGATTTTAGTACCTATTTTCATGTAATCACGACTGAACTGAACCGAATCGAGACGATTATTACAGAATTTCTAGTTTTGGCTAAACCACAAGCTGTACATTATTTTAGTCAAAACATTAATAGCATTATGCTAGAAACACTTGAATTGATGGGCGCACAGGCACTGCTAGAAAATATTCAGTTTGAGAGTGATTTTGAGGAAAAGGAATTCCCAGTTTTTTGTGAGGCAAACCAACTTAAACAGGTGTTCATTAATATTTTAAAAAACGCTATTGAAGTGATGCCTTCTGGAGGCATTGTTCGGGTGAAATCAAGAAGGTGGGGGACTAACCAAGTTCAAATTACGATAACAGATGAAGGCCAAGGAATCCCAGAAGAAAAAATTAAAAAGCTAGGCGAACCTTTTTATACCACAAAGGATAGGGGAACGGGTCTGGGGCTTATGGTGAGTTATAAAATTATTGAAGAACATTCAGGTGTGATTAAAGTGGAAAGTGAAATAGGTAAAGGGAGCAGCTTTCATATTCGTCTCCCTCTTTATAAAGAAAAAAATACGTAA
- a CDS encoding MFS transporter, translated as MESSTTAAQLPSKTSYGILIIMGICHLLNDSLQAVVPAMFPILETSLGLSYTQLGLIAFSLNMVASVMQPIFGWYTDSFPLSYALPLGMGSTLCGMLLLGLAPSYTVILFSVMLIGIGSAIFHPAGSRVAFMAGGTRRGLAQSIYQVGGNTGQALAPLITAIILLPYGQKGALWFVPVALLAVFLLVLIANWYKERLSSFPIGKKVTKQQTKKPEQKIYKALGIVLFLIFARSWYISCMTNFYAFYLIHDYHFTIRSSQLYLFAFLAAGALGTFLGGPLADRFGRKNIIFFSLAGSAPFTIILPYVSSSVIIILLLLAGFVIMTSFSVTVIYAQELFPGKVGTMAGLTVGFAFGMGAVGSVVLGMAADFVGITSTIKWIGFLPLLGIFTLLLPSDTVLKRWHQE; from the coding sequence ATGGAATCATCGACTACAGCTGCACAACTTCCTTCTAAGACTTCGTATGGAATTCTGATAATTATGGGCATCTGCCACTTACTCAATGATTCACTCCAAGCTGTTGTGCCTGCCATGTTTCCTATTCTTGAAACATCTCTTGGACTCAGTTATACCCAGCTTGGCTTGATTGCTTTTTCCTTAAACATGGTAGCTTCAGTTATGCAGCCGATTTTTGGTTGGTACACGGATTCATTTCCTCTTTCATATGCCCTGCCTCTTGGTATGGGAAGTACACTATGCGGAATGCTCCTTTTAGGACTAGCCCCATCCTATACCGTTATTTTGTTCTCGGTCATGTTAATTGGAATTGGTTCTGCCATTTTTCACCCGGCGGGATCACGTGTTGCCTTTATGGCGGGTGGAACAAGGCGAGGGCTTGCTCAATCAATCTATCAAGTTGGCGGGAACACTGGCCAAGCACTGGCACCTTTAATAACGGCGATTATCCTGCTGCCATATGGGCAAAAAGGAGCCCTATGGTTTGTACCGGTTGCTTTACTCGCTGTCTTTCTTTTAGTTTTAATCGCCAATTGGTACAAAGAACGACTATCTTCTTTTCCAATAGGAAAAAAGGTTACTAAACAACAGACAAAAAAACCTGAACAAAAAATCTACAAAGCGTTAGGTATTGTCCTCTTTTTGATCTTTGCTCGATCATGGTATATATCTTGTATGACTAACTTCTACGCGTTTTATCTAATTCACGATTATCATTTTACTATTCGTTCCTCACAGCTTTATCTTTTTGCATTTTTGGCTGCTGGAGCTTTAGGAACCTTTTTAGGAGGTCCTTTAGCAGACCGATTTGGCAGAAAAAACATCATTTTCTTTTCTCTTGCAGGCAGTGCTCCCTTTACCATTATTCTGCCGTATGTATCTTCTTCAGTCATCATCATCCTTTTATTACTTGCAGGATTCGTTATAATGACTAGCTTTTCCGTAACAGTTATATACGCTCAAGAACTCTTTCCGGGAAAAGTCGGAACCATGGCTGGGCTGACGGTAGGATTTGCATTTGGCATGGGAGCGGTTGGATCCGTGGTACTTGGTATGGCAGCTGATTTTGTAGGTATTACATCAACTATTAAATGGATTGGATTTCTGCCTTTGTTAGGTATTTTCACTCTCCTTCTTCCTTCTGATACTGTGCTGAAAAGATGGCATCAGGAATGA
- a CDS encoding MarR family winged helix-turn-helix transcriptional regulator, with protein MGNDSIQQSLKLFIVLSRAHRSMNDVVNKYIAKQGLNPTEFAVLELLYHKGEQPLQQIGGKILLASGSITYVVDKLEQKEFLERIACKNDRRVTFAKITEKGKIFIESIFPDHEKKIDDIMNVLTSEEKEMATELIKKIGYNALDQEQ; from the coding sequence ATGGGAAATGACAGCATCCAGCAGTCTCTAAAATTATTTATCGTCCTTTCCAGAGCCCACAGATCAATGAATGATGTTGTGAATAAATATATTGCAAAACAAGGATTAAATCCGACTGAATTTGCAGTACTAGAGCTTCTGTACCATAAAGGAGAACAGCCACTTCAACAAATTGGGGGTAAAATTCTCCTTGCCAGTGGAAGTATTACGTATGTAGTAGATAAACTTGAGCAAAAAGAATTTCTTGAGCGAATTGCCTGTAAAAATGACAGACGTGTCACCTTTGCCAAAATTACTGAAAAGGGCAAAATCTTTATTGAAAGTATCTTCCCAGACCACGAAAAGAAAATTGATGACATTATGAATGTTTTGACTTCTGAAGAAAAAGAAATGGCTACTGAACTAATCAAAAAGATTGGCTACAATGCCTTAGATCAAGAACAATAA
- a CDS encoding M3 family oligoendopeptidase, with protein sequence MKFETFEYKRPVLAEVKESFTQALNTFMEAENVKMQGQAMNEINTLRNSVNSMFALCSIRHSVDTTDSFYKTEMDYVDEVGPELEDLESQFYQALVSSPFRKELEAEYGSQLFALADAQLKTFSPEIIPLLQQENRLTTQYSQLIASAKIDFEGEERTLAQLQPFTESSDRNIRKGASHAYFGFFEENEKQLDDIYDQLVKVRHEMALKLGYKNFVELGYYRMARTDYNAENVANYRKQIKESVVPLVSKLMKRQANRLNLDHLTYYDETFEFQTGNAVPKGDADWIIENGRKMYQELSPETAEFFEFMIENNLMDLVAKKGKEGGGYCSFIEDMQAPFIFSNFNGTSGDIDVLTHEAGHAFQVYSSRSFTVPEYYWPTFEAAEIHSMSMEFLTWPWMELFFKEDTDKYKFSHLSGALTFLPYGVAVDEYQHFVYENPEASPADRKQAWRDIEKIYLPNRDYEGQEFLENGGYWQRQGHIYSTPFYYIDYTLAQLCAFQFWKRSIEGDETAWEDYIRLCKLGGSQSFLELVESAHLVSPFEEGAVQSVTAVIDKWLSSIDDEKL encoded by the coding sequence ATGAAATTCGAAACATTTGAATACAAACGGCCTGTGTTGGCTGAAGTGAAAGAGTCTTTTACTCAAGCTCTGAATACATTTATGGAAGCAGAGAATGTAAAAATGCAGGGACAAGCGATGAATGAAATAAATACTTTGCGAAATAGTGTGAACAGCATGTTTGCCCTTTGTTCCATTAGACACTCAGTTGATACAACCGATTCTTTTTATAAAACGGAAATGGATTATGTAGATGAAGTAGGTCCGGAGTTAGAAGATCTAGAATCACAGTTTTATCAAGCGTTAGTAAGCTCTCCTTTTCGAAAGGAACTTGAAGCGGAGTACGGCAGTCAATTATTTGCTTTGGCAGATGCACAGCTTAAAACGTTTTCACCGGAAATTATTCCGTTACTTCAGCAAGAAAATCGTCTGACGACACAATACTCACAGCTAATTGCTTCAGCCAAAATAGATTTTGAAGGGGAAGAAAGAACGCTTGCTCAGCTTCAGCCTTTCACAGAGTCTTCTGATCGGAATATTAGAAAAGGCGCGAGCCATGCTTATTTTGGTTTTTTTGAAGAAAATGAAAAGCAGTTGGATGATATCTATGATCAGCTTGTAAAGGTCCGGCACGAGATGGCATTGAAGCTAGGTTATAAAAACTTCGTTGAACTAGGGTATTATCGAATGGCCCGGACTGATTACAATGCTGAGAATGTTGCGAACTATCGTAAACAAATCAAGGAATCGGTTGTTCCGCTGGTTAGTAAGTTGATGAAACGCCAAGCCAATCGTCTGAATCTTGACCATCTTACCTATTATGATGAAACTTTTGAATTTCAAACAGGCAATGCTGTACCTAAGGGAGATGCAGATTGGATTATTGAAAATGGCAGAAAGATGTACCAGGAGCTTTCACCTGAAACAGCTGAATTCTTTGAATTTATGATCGAAAATAACTTGATGGACCTTGTTGCTAAAAAAGGAAAAGAAGGCGGAGGGTATTGTTCGTTTATTGAGGATATGCAAGCACCGTTTATCTTTTCCAATTTCAATGGGACTTCAGGGGATATTGACGTGTTGACCCATGAGGCGGGACATGCATTCCAAGTATATAGCAGCCGTTCGTTCACGGTTCCTGAATACTACTGGCCAACCTTTGAGGCTGCTGAGATTCATTCAATGAGTATGGAGTTTTTAACCTGGCCATGGATGGAGTTATTTTTTAAAGAAGATACAGATAAATATAAGTTCTCACATTTAAGTGGTGCGCTTACCTTTTTACCATATGGAGTGGCTGTAGATGAATATCAGCATTTCGTTTATGAAAATCCTGAAGCCTCACCTGCTGACCGTAAGCAAGCATGGAGAGATATAGAAAAAATCTATCTTCCGAATCGTGATTATGAGGGGCAGGAATTTCTTGAAAACGGCGGATATTGGCAGCGCCAAGGCCATATTTATTCTACACCTTTTTATTATATTGACTATACGCTAGCCCAGCTATGTGCATTCCAATTTTGGAAACGTTCAATTGAGGGAGACGAAACAGCTTGGGAGGATTATATCCGTTTATGTAAGCTTGGAGGCAGTCAGTCTTTCTTGGAGCTTGTTGAATCCGCACATCTTGTATCACCATTTGAAGAAGGAGCTGTTCAATCAGTAACTGCCGTTATTGACAAGTGGTTGTCTTCAATTGATGATGAGAAACTGTAA
- a CDS encoding YkvI family membrane protein — protein sequence MRARWTGAFQIAAVYVGTVVGAGFATGREIAEFFTKYGFLGFLGILIAGYIFIYTGSKMMILSARAQARTYEEFNRFLFGRKLAPFVNVFFLVMLLGVTAVMISGAGAVFEEQLGLSRLIGVTVTIIAASVILMLGLKGLFLVNSFVVPIMVFFSVMLCVLTLADGSIQPSMLFMPSTVSMDAVFSPFAYAAFNLALAQAILIPVAYEVKDEKVIREGAVLGGLFLTLILLAGHISLLALPNVLTYEIPTAELMKKAASGLYWVFILVIYCEIFTSVIGNIFGLQKQINSYIKLPNLLVTLLICTLSVIIGQFEYGALLSYLYPIFGYISLLFLFLIWLAKLNKPMH from the coding sequence ATGCGTGCAAGGTGGACAGGCGCCTTCCAAATTGCTGCAGTTTATGTAGGAACGGTCGTCGGTGCGGGGTTTGCAACTGGAAGAGAAATAGCAGAGTTTTTTACTAAATATGGATTTTTAGGCTTTTTGGGAATCTTAATTGCCGGATATATATTTATTTATACGGGTTCAAAAATGATGATCTTATCGGCACGTGCTCAAGCACGGACGTATGAAGAATTTAATCGTTTTTTATTTGGGAGAAAATTAGCACCCTTTGTTAATGTTTTTTTTCTTGTTATGTTGTTAGGTGTCACAGCTGTTATGATTTCTGGGGCAGGAGCTGTGTTTGAAGAGCAATTAGGTCTCTCGAGGCTGATTGGTGTAACGGTAACCATTATCGCCGCTTCGGTTATTTTAATGCTTGGGTTAAAAGGCTTATTCCTAGTTAACTCTTTCGTTGTGCCCATTATGGTTTTCTTTAGTGTGATGCTTTGTGTTTTAACGCTCGCTGATGGCAGTATACAGCCTAGTATGCTTTTCATGCCGAGTACAGTATCAATGGACGCTGTATTTTCTCCCTTCGCCTATGCGGCGTTTAACTTGGCTTTAGCTCAAGCCATCTTAATACCAGTGGCCTATGAAGTTAAGGATGAAAAGGTTATACGTGAGGGAGCCGTTTTGGGAGGGCTTTTTTTAACACTTATTCTGCTGGCTGGGCATATATCTCTTTTGGCACTTCCCAACGTATTAACGTATGAAATACCAACAGCTGAACTGATGAAGAAAGCTGCTTCGGGATTGTACTGGGTTTTTATTTTAGTTATTTACTGCGAAATTTTCACCTCAGTTATCGGCAATATTTTTGGACTGCAGAAGCAGATAAATTCTTATATAAAACTCCCCAATTTATTGGTAACATTACTAATCTGTACGCTGTCTGTTATCATTGGTCAATTTGAATATGGTGCTCTTCTTAGTTATTTATATCCGATATTTGGTTACATTAGTTTATTATTTTTATTCTTGATTTGGCTGGCTAAATTAAATAAACCGATGCATTAA
- a CDS encoding YkvS family protein, protein MKKAEVGNIIEFREGLQGIVEKVNENSVIVDVTYMENYRDYDLEQKTVVNHKNYKIIKQ, encoded by the coding sequence ATGAAAAAGGCTGAAGTGGGAAATATTATTGAATTTCGCGAAGGATTACAAGGTATTGTCGAAAAAGTTAACGAAAATTCGGTAATTGTGGACGTTACCTATATGGAGAATTACCGTGATTACGATCTGGAGCAAAAAACAGTTGTTAATCATAAAAACTATAAAATTATCAAACAATGA
- a CDS encoding sigma-70 family RNA polymerase sigma factor, producing MEEFSAIAEQYTPMINRIIRSLMIYKNQDDYFQIGLIALWDAYSLYNPEKGSFLSIAYSMVKGRILHGLRDETKTNLLVSPFEPGSGQIENTLITEDTPFQHEYLLAYCEGLTESQKNWVLLTFDAQLTISEIAEQQNVTIAAVKSWRRSTLKKLRTSLK from the coding sequence ATGGAGGAATTTTCTGCTATAGCTGAGCAATATACGCCCATGATTAACCGTATTATTCGTTCTTTAATGATTTATAAAAATCAAGATGACTATTTTCAAATTGGTTTAATAGCACTTTGGGATGCTTATTCCCTCTATAATCCAGAAAAAGGTAGTTTCCTTTCCATTGCCTACAGCATGGTCAAAGGCCGAATTCTACATGGACTGAGGGATGAAACAAAAACAAACTTACTCGTATCTCCCTTTGAACCTGGATCAGGACAAATTGAAAATACATTAATTACGGAGGATACTCCCTTTCAGCATGAATATCTTCTTGCTTATTGTGAAGGGTTAACGGAATCACAAAAAAACTGGGTGCTTTTGACCTTTGATGCACAGTTGACCATTTCAGAAATCGCTGAACAACAAAATGTGACGATCGCGGCAGTCAAATCCTGGAGGAGGTCAACACTTAAAAAATTGAGGACCTCTCTAAAATAA